The following are from one region of the Dreissena polymorpha isolate Duluth1 chromosome 2, UMN_Dpol_1.0, whole genome shotgun sequence genome:
- the LOC127869338 gene encoding uncharacterized protein LOC127869338 isoform X2 has product MIYNAFVHVFCICLFTVRTEDDVHLASKAKADQIERLRCGYNLMKLWTAEVAHSPFAATPLITDVNANGMLDIIAAPLSETQTVLEAETGTTLKNTKWPTQMLDSSIFASPLQYDIDGDGMLDIMFSTSSGELLFYTGNGTAVQGKFMQVPPVYVKQDWYTQVVAVSAENMQQYISSTRRAGYIPVDAHIMATPVIADLNNDDRMQELVIPVSYFFDEEDYRLPENFDHINNIGEGDLGKYVVSGVTVIDLSDLSVQHSIYLDLTMKTSGFPGYVLFSPTVIDMDRNGSHLEIVIGTSAGGIHVINLENGVRDRSGFPYSMGTIHGQVTVADITKDGTLELIAIDTSGNVVCVNQDGTLFWEAKISGENSPGSRLIDIDGDGYVEVLIPTNEGDVYAISGVTGKVLDGWPIHVGHPILSNVIATRVSRTRQTLDLVFLANDGALHVISTDQSCRTHFPIGETSLVQILSHDLVAQSEGMELLIATSDGTLICMGSGEETNEKMLSDNMFSKTHALSLPAETRSANDFLFAELKLSVQVLGESRHHSEITASHFHVDFNITDPAFIKPDSVAPLYTLWIYFGSMMLHKAVYSNPGPYTVFVSSYPRPSHGHITLVLTNKNGQIAQDMFPIRFNQIILEDLQWLLMAPFVAMVIILLVNHGFPAKDLIPITLQSKDR; this is encoded by the exons ATGATATATAACGCATTTGTTCATGTTTTCTGCATTTGTCTGTTTACAGTTCGCACAGAAGATGATGTCCACCTTGCTTCAAAAGCAAAGGCAGATCAGATAGAACGTCTGAG ATGTGGGTACAACCTGATGAAGTTGTGGACTGCAGAAGTGGCCCACTCCCCATTTGCAGCCACCCCTCTGATCACAGACGTGAATGCCAATGGGATGCTGGATATCATTGCCGCCCCTCTTAGTGAGACACAGACAGTCCTTGAAGCCGAAACTGGGACAACCTTGAAAAATACCAAATGGCCAACACAGATGTTGGATAGTTCCATTTTTGCATCTCCTTTACAG TATGATATAGATGGTGATGGAATGCTTGATATCATGTTCTCCACCTCCTCTGGTGAGCTTCTATTCTACACTGGCAATGGAACAGCTGTGCAGGGAAAATTCATGCAG GTTCCTCCAGTCTACGTGAAGCAAGACTGGTACACGCAGGTTGTAGCAGTGTCGGCAGAGAATATGCAGCAGTACATCTCCAGCACTCGG AGGGCCGGTTACATTCCTGTTGACGCCCACATTATGGCCACCCCCGTGATAGCAGATCTGAACAATGATGACCGCATGCAGGAGCTGGTTATACCCGTCTCATACTTCTTTGATGAAGAGGACTACAG GCTGCCTGAGAATTTTGATCACATCAACAACATAGGAGAGGGAGACCTTGGGAAGTACGTGGTGTCTGGAGTCACAGTGATCGACCTGTCTGACCTTAGTGTACAGCATTCGATCTACCTTGATCTCACCATG AAAACCTCCGGTTTCCCCGGCTACGTCCTGTTCTCTCCTACTGTGATTGACATGGACAGGAATGGGAGTCACCTGGAGATCGTCATTGGAACATCGGCAGGCGGCATCCACGTAATCAACCTTGAGAACGGAGTGAGGGACAGGAGTGGCTTCCCCTACAGCATGGGTACAATACATGGACAG GTAACGGTGGCAGACATAACGAAGGACGGAACCCTCGAGCTGATAGCAATTGACACCAGTGGGAATGTGGTGTGTGTCAACCAAGATGGGACACTGTTCTGGGAAGCCAAGATCTCTGGGGAGAACTCTCCGGGCAGTCGACTCATTGATATTGATGGGGATGGATATGTGGAGGTTCTCATACCAACTAATGAAGG GGATGTCTATGCTATATCGGGGGTCACTGGCAAGGTACTGGATGGTTGGCCAATCCATGTAGGTCACCCGATACTGTCCAATGTGATTGCTACAAGGGTGTCCAGGACCAGACAGACCCTGGATCTG GTGTTCCTTGCTAATGATGGGGCTCTGCATGTGATATCCACTGACCAGTCCTGCAGAACCCATTTCCCCATCGGAGAAACCTCATTGGTCCAGATCCTGTCACATGACCTGGTGGCCCAATCAGAAGGAATGGAGCTATTAATAGCCACCAGTGATGGCACTCTGATCTGCATGGGAAGTGGGGAGGAGACCAATGAGAAGATGCTTTCAGACAACATGTTTTCAAAGACGCATGCACTGTCGTTGCCTGCTGAAACGAGATCGGCAAATGATTTCCTGTTTGCAGAACTGAAG CTAAGTGTACAAGTACTTGGGGAAAGTAGGCATCACTCTGAAATCACGGCCAGCCATTTTCATGTTGACTTCAACATCACTGATCCAGCCTTTATTAAGCCAGATTCTGTGGCACCCTTATATACTCTATGG ATCTATTTTGGTAGCATGATGCTTCACAAGGCAGTCTACTCAAACCCAGGTCCATACACCGTGTTCGTCAGCTCCTATCCACGGCCTAGCCATGGGCACATAACTCTTGTGCTTACCAATAAAAATGGGCAGATAGCACAAGACATGTTTCCTATAAG GTTCAATCAGATAATTCTAGAAGATCTTCAGTGGTTGCTAATGGCGCCCTTTGTAGCCATGGTAATCATCCTCCTGGTAAATCATGGTTTTCCCGCCAAAGATTTGATACCCATTACACTGCAGAGCAAAGACAGATAA
- the LOC127869338 gene encoding uncharacterized protein LOC127869338 isoform X1, producing MIYNAFVHVFCICLFTVRTEDDVHLASKAKADQIERLRCGYNLMKLWTAEVAHSPFAATPLITDVNANGMLDIIAAPLSETQTVLEAETGTTLKNTKWPTQMLDSSIFASPLQYDIDGDGMLDIMFSTSSGELLFYTGNGTAVQGKFMQVPPVYVKQDWYTQVVAVSAENMQQYISSTRRAGYIPVDAHIMATPVIADLNNDDRMQELVIPVSYFFDEEDYRLPENFDHINNIGEGDLGKYVVSGVTVIDLSDLSVQHSIYLDLTMKTSGFPGYVLFSPTVIDMDRNGSHLEIVIGTSAGGIHVINLENGVRDRSGFPYSMGTIHGQVTVADITKDGTLELIAIDTSGNVVCVNQDGTLFWEAKISGENSPGSRLIDIDGDGYVEVLIPTNEGDVYAISGVTGKVLDGWPIHVGHPILSNVIATRVSRTRQTLDLVFLANDGALHVISTDQSCRTHFPIGETSLVQILSHDLVAQSEGMELLIATSDGTLICMGSGEETNEKMLSDNMFSKTHALSLPAETRSANDFLFAELKLGIYIKDESRNQKEVTGGQFYIHFTLFDPAFKRTDVKVSAYTVRIYFGSMMLHKAVYSNPGPYTVFVSSYPRPSHGHITLVLTNKNGQIAQDMFPIRFNQIILEDLQWLLMAPFVAMVIILLVNHGFPAKDLIPITLQSKDR from the exons ATGATATATAACGCATTTGTTCATGTTTTCTGCATTTGTCTGTTTACAGTTCGCACAGAAGATGATGTCCACCTTGCTTCAAAAGCAAAGGCAGATCAGATAGAACGTCTGAG ATGTGGGTACAACCTGATGAAGTTGTGGACTGCAGAAGTGGCCCACTCCCCATTTGCAGCCACCCCTCTGATCACAGACGTGAATGCCAATGGGATGCTGGATATCATTGCCGCCCCTCTTAGTGAGACACAGACAGTCCTTGAAGCCGAAACTGGGACAACCTTGAAAAATACCAAATGGCCAACACAGATGTTGGATAGTTCCATTTTTGCATCTCCTTTACAG TATGATATAGATGGTGATGGAATGCTTGATATCATGTTCTCCACCTCCTCTGGTGAGCTTCTATTCTACACTGGCAATGGAACAGCTGTGCAGGGAAAATTCATGCAG GTTCCTCCAGTCTACGTGAAGCAAGACTGGTACACGCAGGTTGTAGCAGTGTCGGCAGAGAATATGCAGCAGTACATCTCCAGCACTCGG AGGGCCGGTTACATTCCTGTTGACGCCCACATTATGGCCACCCCCGTGATAGCAGATCTGAACAATGATGACCGCATGCAGGAGCTGGTTATACCCGTCTCATACTTCTTTGATGAAGAGGACTACAG GCTGCCTGAGAATTTTGATCACATCAACAACATAGGAGAGGGAGACCTTGGGAAGTACGTGGTGTCTGGAGTCACAGTGATCGACCTGTCTGACCTTAGTGTACAGCATTCGATCTACCTTGATCTCACCATG AAAACCTCCGGTTTCCCCGGCTACGTCCTGTTCTCTCCTACTGTGATTGACATGGACAGGAATGGGAGTCACCTGGAGATCGTCATTGGAACATCGGCAGGCGGCATCCACGTAATCAACCTTGAGAACGGAGTGAGGGACAGGAGTGGCTTCCCCTACAGCATGGGTACAATACATGGACAG GTAACGGTGGCAGACATAACGAAGGACGGAACCCTCGAGCTGATAGCAATTGACACCAGTGGGAATGTGGTGTGTGTCAACCAAGATGGGACACTGTTCTGGGAAGCCAAGATCTCTGGGGAGAACTCTCCGGGCAGTCGACTCATTGATATTGATGGGGATGGATATGTGGAGGTTCTCATACCAACTAATGAAGG GGATGTCTATGCTATATCGGGGGTCACTGGCAAGGTACTGGATGGTTGGCCAATCCATGTAGGTCACCCGATACTGTCCAATGTGATTGCTACAAGGGTGTCCAGGACCAGACAGACCCTGGATCTG GTGTTCCTTGCTAATGATGGGGCTCTGCATGTGATATCCACTGACCAGTCCTGCAGAACCCATTTCCCCATCGGAGAAACCTCATTGGTCCAGATCCTGTCACATGACCTGGTGGCCCAATCAGAAGGAATGGAGCTATTAATAGCCACCAGTGATGGCACTCTGATCTGCATGGGAAGTGGGGAGGAGACCAATGAGAAGATGCTTTCAGACAACATGTTTTCAAAGACGCATGCACTGTCGTTGCCTGCTGAAACGAGATCGGCAAATGATTTCCTGTTTGCAGAACTGAAG CTGGGTATTTACATAAAAGATGAGAGCCGAAACCAAAAAGAAGTCACCGGCGGCCAGTTTTACATTCATTTCACGCTCTTCGATCCAGCATTCAAAAGAACCGATGTTAAGGTCTCCGCCTATACAGTAAGG ATCTATTTTGGTAGCATGATGCTTCACAAGGCAGTCTACTCAAACCCAGGTCCATACACCGTGTTCGTCAGCTCCTATCCACGGCCTAGCCATGGGCACATAACTCTTGTGCTTACCAATAAAAATGGGCAGATAGCACAAGACATGTTTCCTATAAG GTTCAATCAGATAATTCTAGAAGATCTTCAGTGGTTGCTAATGGCGCCCTTTGTAGCCATGGTAATCATCCTCCTGGTAAATCATGGTTTTCCCGCCAAAGATTTGATACCCATTACACTGCAGAGCAAAGACAGATAA